One region of Prochlorococcus marinus str. GP2 genomic DNA includes:
- a CDS encoding potassium channel family protein, whose translation MKLRLFEFYFIKDYLRPWFGLIYSLFFLFFLGAIGYRITEGWEWSDCLWMVLITITTIGFGEVQPLSPEGRIVTVLVIVGGLIFIQFTFQKAVRLFESGYFQRVNELRFKRLLRKMENHVILCGYGRVGQEISNQIKTQNIPIIVVESDEDRKKIAEEKGLEVLCADATLDETLKLAGLEKCKSLVVTLPNDAANLYVVLSAKGIRSSIRVIARAGTEEAASKLRLAGASIVVSPYIAAGRAMASMALRPIAIDFLDLLAGSECEIEEFELSNDISLFETAEKRSLSELGIGKKSGAKILAIKENEKLFTNPGGNFILQPGQVLIAFGSKEQLNILNGLLGNLVVAVELLK comes from the coding sequence ATGAAGCTTAGATTATTTGAGTTCTATTTTATTAAAGACTATTTAAGGCCTTGGTTTGGTCTTATTTATTCTTTATTCTTTCTGTTTTTTTTAGGTGCAATTGGCTATCGAATAACAGAGGGATGGGAATGGAGTGATTGCTTATGGATGGTTCTGATCACAATAACTACTATTGGTTTTGGAGAAGTTCAACCTTTAAGTCCTGAAGGCAGGATAGTAACTGTTTTAGTAATCGTTGGCGGATTGATCTTTATTCAATTTACCTTTCAAAAAGCTGTAAGATTATTCGAATCTGGCTATTTTCAAAGAGTAAACGAATTACGTTTTAAAAGACTTCTTAGAAAAATGGAAAATCATGTAATTTTGTGCGGATATGGGAGGGTAGGTCAGGAAATTTCTAACCAAATAAAAACGCAAAATATTCCAATTATTGTGGTTGAGAGCGATGAAGATAGAAAAAAGATTGCTGAAGAAAAAGGTTTAGAAGTTCTTTGTGCTGATGCAACTCTTGATGAGACTTTAAAACTGGCAGGATTAGAAAAATGCAAAAGTTTGGTTGTTACTTTGCCCAATGATGCTGCTAATTTATATGTGGTTTTAAGCGCTAAAGGGATAAGAAGTTCTATAAGAGTAATTGCAAGAGCTGGGACTGAAGAAGCCGCAAGTAAGTTGAGATTAGCCGGGGCAAGTATAGTTGTAAGTCCTTATATAGCTGCAGGAAGAGCAATGGCATCAATGGCTTTAAGACCAATAGCTATCGACTTCCTTGATCTGCTCGCAGGAAGTGAATGTGAAATTGAAGAATTTGAATTAAGTAATGATATTAGTCTTTTTGAAACAGCAGAGAAAAGATCACTTTCTGAACTTGGAATAGGAAAAAAAAGCGGTGCAAAAATTTTAGCTATTAAAGAAAATGAAAAGTTGTTCACTAATCCTGGTGGTAACTTTATACTTCAGCCAGGTCAGGTATTAATAGCATTTGGTAGTAAAGAACAACTAAATATTTTGAACGGATTATTAGGAAATCTTGTCGTAGCAGTAGAACTATTAAAATAG
- a CDS encoding SDR family oxidoreductase, with translation MPNYLITGSNRGIGLELCRQIHKRGDNVIATCRKSSKELRDLGVRIEENIEISSNESITNLCKKLSGVNLDCLIHNAGIYEYNSFESLDKKSILRQFEVNALSPICMTQSLKHLLKRSSKVVFITSRMGSIEDNTSGSSYGYRMSKVALSMAAKSLSVDLSREDIHVAILHPGLVSTRMTGFTRNGISPEESANGLLKRIDSLNKNNSGTFWHANGQVLPW, from the coding sequence ATGCCGAATTATCTAATTACAGGATCAAATAGGGGCATTGGATTAGAATTATGTAGGCAAATTCATAAGAGGGGAGATAATGTAATTGCAACGTGTAGGAAATCTTCAAAAGAACTTAGAGATTTAGGAGTCAGAATTGAAGAAAATATAGAAATTTCTTCTAATGAGTCCATAACAAATTTGTGTAAAAAATTATCTGGAGTTAATTTAGATTGTTTAATTCATAATGCAGGAATTTATGAATATAATTCTTTCGAAAGCTTAGATAAAAAAAGTATTTTGCGTCAATTTGAAGTCAATGCACTGAGCCCAATATGTATGACTCAATCTCTTAAACATCTTTTAAAAAGATCTTCTAAAGTTGTTTTTATCACAAGTAGAATGGGATCTATTGAAGATAATACTTCTGGAAGTTCTTATGGTTACAGAATGTCTAAAGTCGCCTTGTCCATGGCAGCAAAATCACTTTCTGTAGATTTATCTAGAGAAGATATTCATGTAGCTATTTTGCATCCTGGTTTAGTGAGTACAAGAATGACTGGCTTTACAAGAAATGGAATTAGCCCTGAAGAATCAGCAAATGGCCTTTTAAAACGTATTGATTCTTTAAATAAAAATAATTCGGGTACTTTTTGGCATGCCAACGGACAAGTTTTGCCCTGGTAA
- a CDS encoding c-type cytochrome has product MKIFKYLLVIPVITLIIVFQTSLQNRFLMASDIRDGETIFRNVCAGCHVRGGSVVLKGSKSLKLSDLEKRGIADEISIAKIANDGIGFMKGYKNKLKEGEDKVLAQWIIQNAEKGWE; this is encoded by the coding sequence ATGAAAATATTTAAATATCTACTTGTAATTCCTGTAATAACTTTAATAATTGTTTTTCAAACTTCTTTGCAAAATAGATTTCTAATGGCTTCTGATATTAGAGATGGAGAAACAATTTTTAGAAATGTTTGCGCAGGCTGCCATGTAAGAGGTGGATCAGTCGTTCTTAAAGGATCCAAATCATTAAAACTTTCCGACCTTGAAAAAAGAGGAATAGCAGATGAGATTTCAATAGCAAAAATTGCTAATGATGGGATTGGTTTTATGAAGGGTTATAAAAATAAATTGAAGGAAGGAGAGGATAAGGTTCTTGCACAGTGGATTATTCAAAATGCAGAAAAGGGTTGGGAATAA
- a CDS encoding DUF1499 domain-containing protein, producing the protein MVSSIQGLAPITNPLNSVLIEKKLINVDQKFIQLVSLAEGLPRTEVIESGRNYWRGVCRSLIFRFPDDLEILKLDVRSYVDRSKGIIQIRSAARLGQSDLGVNLRRAEYLFNQLEKF; encoded by the coding sequence ATGGTTTCTTCCATTCAAGGTCTTGCTCCAATAACCAATCCATTAAATAGTGTCTTAATAGAAAAGAAACTCATAAATGTTGATCAAAAGTTTATTCAACTTGTTTCTCTGGCAGAAGGATTACCTCGTACAGAAGTCATTGAAAGTGGAAGGAATTATTGGAGAGGTGTTTGTAGAAGCTTGATTTTTAGATTTCCTGATGACCTTGAAATTTTAAAGCTTGATGTAAGAAGTTATGTAGACAGATCAAAAGGAATCATTCAAATAAGATCTGCAGCAAGATTAGGTCAATCAGATTTAGGCGTTAATCTAAGACGAGCGGAATACTTGTTTAATCAATTAGAGAAATTTTAA
- a CDS encoding DUF3303 domain-containing protein, with protein sequence MQRYLISYEFTDGEDQEEGAEMLINWYESGGPQNRPENYEVHSWIFMVQNGIGHSVVSADSLETIWKQWHPWRRLMDISIQPCMDLDETVGLFKKQKMNTRIV encoded by the coding sequence ATGCAAAGGTATTTGATTTCCTACGAATTTACAGATGGCGAGGATCAAGAAGAAGGAGCAGAAATGCTAATTAATTGGTACGAATCAGGTGGTCCCCAAAATAGACCTGAGAACTATGAGGTTCATTCTTGGATTTTTATGGTTCAAAATGGGATTGGACATTCTGTAGTAAGTGCAGATTCTCTTGAGACAATTTGGAAGCAATGGCATCCCTGGAGAAGGTTAATGGATATAAGTATTCAGCCGTGTATGGATCTTGATGAGACAGTCGGATTATTCAAAAAACAAAAAATGAATACACGGATAGTCTAA